A window from Methanococcoides sp. LMO-2 encodes these proteins:
- a CDS encoding DUF4130 domain-containing protein translates to MILAFNANVDGVLLACSYFREHPESELISAKNQDELNRKLGFSCSEGEVRRLGFTPCGSTEALSKEIFGKRKARMARFDPNPLRYLDLLLRHRNCDPVELVHLIISCNGDTDQLYSGKGKLAKKYYNYMRDVSRAYERLCMFSRPEFKGGILSVEIDSPHNIGDLFCRWLSRKNPDVPVAVIVKTNAWVGNGDLLGLDRFSKLTAAFVESLRSTSEDDEVDGLWDIYYDSQMIDSRRNIGLAKKMQPKFSASMSKMSKKDRYKVERGIASCRLDSFA, encoded by the coding sequence ATGATACTGGCTTTTAATGCTAATGTGGATGGTGTTCTGCTCGCCTGTTCCTATTTCAGGGAACATCCTGAATCTGAGCTTATATCTGCAAAGAATCAGGATGAACTTAATCGCAAGCTTGGTTTTTCGTGCTCCGAAGGGGAGGTAAGGCGATTGGGATTCACTCCCTGTGGCAGTACCGAAGCCCTTTCAAAAGAGATCTTTGGAAAAAGAAAGGCACGTATGGCACGTTTTGATCCGAATCCTCTGAGATATCTTGATCTTCTTCTCAGGCACAGGAATTGTGACCCTGTTGAGCTTGTACACCTTATTATCTCATGCAATGGAGATACTGACCAGCTTTATTCAGGCAAGGGGAAACTGGCAAAAAAGTACTATAATTACATGCGTGATGTCTCAAGAGCATATGAGAGACTGTGCATGTTCTCGCGCCCCGAGTTCAAAGGCGGTATACTTTCCGTTGAGATTGATTCTCCTCATAATATCGGGGACCTGTTCTGCAGGTGGCTGTCAAGAAAGAATCCTGATGTTCCTGTAGCTGTTATCGTGAAAACGAATGCATGGGTTGGCAATGGTGACCTTCTGGGGCTGGATCGATTTTCAAAGCTCACCGCGGCTTTCGTTGAAAGCCTGAGGTCAACATCTGAGGACGATGAAGTTGATGGGCTATGGGATATCTACTATGATTCCCAGATGATAGATTCGCGTCGAAATATTGGTCTTGCTAAAAAGATGCAGCCAAAGTTCTCAGCGTCCATGAGCAAGATGTCAAAGAAGGACCGGTATAAGGTCGAGAGAGGTATAGCCAGCTGCAGGCTTGACAGTTTTGCATGA